A DNA window from Polynucleobacter sp. AP-Titi-500A-B4 contains the following coding sequences:
- a CDS encoding CDP-6-deoxy-delta-3,4-glucoseen reductase, whose protein sequence is MSYQVTLKTSGKQFTVTQDETVLEAALRQGIKLPYGCKNGACGSCKGKVLEGQIRHGQHSESALSKTDETAGGILFCCSHPQTDLLIEAREVQGAGDIAIRKVPCRVNTIHKPSEDVAILRLQLPAAERFQFLAGQYLEFLLKDGQRRAYSIANAPEQEGPLELHIRHLPGGLFTDFVFAAVTPALKEKDILRFEGPLGSFFLREDSQKPIIFVAAGTGFAPIKSIVEQMQAKKIDRPVELYWGGRRPNDLYLNDLCRTWEQTIPNFKYIPVISDGTPEDAWRGRTGFVHQAVIDDHPSLKDFQVYACGAPVMVNAARNDFSAKCHLPEEEFFADSFTNAADLVANEFP, encoded by the coding sequence GTGTCTTATCAGGTCACGCTCAAAACGAGCGGCAAACAATTTACTGTTACCCAGGATGAAACCGTCCTGGAGGCCGCTCTTCGCCAAGGCATCAAGCTTCCTTATGGCTGTAAAAATGGTGCTTGTGGCTCCTGTAAGGGCAAAGTTTTAGAGGGCCAAATCCGCCATGGTCAACATAGCGAGAGCGCCCTAAGCAAGACCGATGAAACCGCAGGCGGCATCTTATTTTGCTGCTCGCACCCTCAAACCGATCTACTCATTGAAGCCCGTGAAGTCCAAGGCGCCGGCGATATTGCAATTCGTAAGGTGCCCTGTCGCGTCAACACCATCCACAAGCCCAGCGAGGATGTAGCCATCTTGAGGCTACAACTCCCGGCTGCTGAACGCTTTCAGTTCTTGGCAGGTCAGTACCTCGAATTTCTCTTAAAGGATGGGCAACGTCGCGCCTACTCGATCGCCAATGCTCCTGAGCAAGAGGGTCCATTGGAGCTGCATATTCGTCACTTACCGGGCGGGCTATTTACCGACTTCGTATTTGCTGCCGTCACACCAGCCTTAAAAGAAAAAGATATCCTTCGCTTTGAAGGCCCTTTAGGTAGCTTCTTCCTAAGAGAAGACTCACAGAAGCCCATTATTTTTGTGGCTGCTGGCACAGGCTTTGCTCCGATCAAATCTATCGTTGAGCAGATGCAAGCGAAGAAGATTGATCGGCCGGTGGAGCTCTACTGGGGTGGTCGTCGCCCCAATGATCTATATCTCAATGATCTGTGCAGAACCTGGGAGCAAACCATCCCGAACTTCAAATACATTCCGGTGATTTCAGATGGAACACCTGAGGATGCTTGGCGGGGTCGTACAGGCTTTGTGCACCAAGCCGTGATAGATGACCACCCTAGCCTTAAGGACTTCCAGGTCTACGCCTGTGGAGCCCCTGTCATGGTCAATGCGGCCCGAAATGACTTCTCTGCCAAGTGCCATCTGCCCGAGGAAGAGTTCTTTGCGGACTCATTCACCAACGCGGCAGATTTGGTCGCAAATGAATTCCCATAA
- a CDS encoding glutamine--tRNA ligase/YqeY domain fusion protein translates to MSQDSKSSKVAAGAVAEPSNFLRQIIDHDLASGAFSQRTNLAGEPIPAIITRFPPEPNGYLHIGHAKSICLNFGLAADYNHQDGGARCNMRLDDTNPVKEDIEYADSILDAVKWLGFDWGTHLYHASDYFDRLYEFAEILIQNGKAYVDSQSADDIHTNRGNFGQTGKNSPYRDRSPEENLALFREMRDGKFKDGEHVLRLKIDMAHPNIVMRDPVVYRIRHTDHHRTGSKWCIYPLYDFTHCISDALENVSHSICTLEFENNRPLYDWIVSSLKELGVFKDPVPHQYEFARLNLTYTITSKRKLLQLVEEKHVDGWDDPRMPTIVGIRRRGYTPESIRLFCERIGVSKADSWIDMSTLDQALRDDLEARAPRATAVLKPLKLVVDNFDVAAKEPCSAPRHPNHPEWGNREFNFTRELWIEADDFMKEPIKGFFRLYPPIGDQPGSRVRLRHGFVVECTGFETDAAGNVIQVNVTHFPDSKSGTPGSNNYKVKGNIHWISAAEAIPTEVRLYDHLFTDPHPDSGDKNFLDAINPNSKETISAYLEPCMKDTKAEDRFQFERHGYFIADKADSKPGKPVFNRTVGLKDSWK, encoded by the coding sequence ATGTCCCAAGATAGCAAGTCCTCTAAAGTAGCCGCTGGCGCAGTCGCCGAGCCTTCCAACTTTTTACGTCAGATCATTGATCATGACTTAGCAAGTGGTGCTTTTTCTCAGCGCACCAATTTAGCTGGCGAACCCATCCCAGCCATCATTACGCGCTTTCCGCCAGAACCAAACGGTTATTTACATATTGGTCACGCAAAAAGTATTTGCCTCAACTTTGGTTTAGCAGCTGATTACAACCATCAGGATGGTGGCGCACGTTGTAATATGCGTCTGGATGACACCAACCCTGTCAAAGAAGATATTGAGTACGCCGATAGCATTTTGGATGCCGTGAAATGGCTCGGCTTTGATTGGGGCACACATCTTTATCACGCTAGCGATTACTTTGATCGTCTTTATGAATTTGCTGAAATTCTGATTCAGAATGGTAAGGCCTATGTCGATAGTCAAAGTGCTGATGACATTCATACCAATCGCGGTAATTTTGGACAGACTGGAAAAAATAGCCCTTATCGTGACCGTAGTCCAGAAGAAAATCTTGCCCTCTTTCGCGAAATGCGTGATGGTAAGTTCAAAGATGGTGAACATGTCCTGCGCCTGAAAATTGATATGGCGCATCCCAATATCGTGATGCGTGACCCAGTGGTCTACCGGATTCGCCATACCGACCACCACCGCACTGGAAGCAAATGGTGCATCTATCCGCTCTATGACTTCACTCATTGCATTTCCGATGCACTCGAGAACGTCTCTCACTCTATTTGCACCCTAGAATTTGAGAACAATCGTCCGCTCTATGACTGGATTGTGAGCTCATTAAAAGAGCTGGGCGTCTTTAAAGATCCTGTGCCACATCAATACGAATTCGCACGTCTTAATCTGACTTACACCATCACCAGTAAACGCAAACTATTGCAACTCGTTGAAGAAAAACATGTGGATGGTTGGGATGATCCACGGATGCCAACAATTGTCGGCATCCGGCGTCGTGGTTACACCCCAGAAAGTATTCGCTTATTCTGCGAACGTATTGGCGTCTCTAAAGCGGATAGCTGGATTGACATGAGCACGCTCGATCAAGCCTTACGTGATGACCTTGAAGCCAGGGCACCACGAGCGACCGCAGTATTAAAGCCGCTCAAGCTCGTAGTAGACAATTTTGATGTTGCTGCAAAAGAGCCATGCTCAGCACCACGCCATCCAAATCATCCCGAATGGGGCAATCGTGAATTTAACTTCACGCGTGAACTGTGGATTGAAGCCGATGACTTTATGAAAGAGCCGATCAAGGGTTTCTTTAGACTCTATCCGCCAATTGGTGATCAACCTGGTAGCCGCGTGCGCTTACGTCATGGCTTTGTGGTGGAGTGCACAGGCTTTGAGACCGATGCAGCCGGTAATGTCATCCAAGTCAATGTGACCCACTTCCCTGATAGTAAGAGCGGCACCCCTGGCTCCAATAACTATAAGGTGAAGGGCAACATTCACTGGATCAGCGCTGCCGAAGCGATTCCAACTGAGGTTCGCCTCTACGATCACCTCTTTACTGATCCTCATCCCGATAGCGGTGATAAGAATTTCTTAGATGCAATTAATCCAAATTCTAAAGAAACGATTTCTGCTTACTTAGAGCCCTGCATGAAAGATACCAAAGCTGAAGATCGTTTTCAGTTCGAACGTCATGGCTACTTTATTGCCGATAAAGCAGACTCCAAGCCTGGCAAGCCTGTATTTAATCGTACAGTCGGCCTGAAGGATTCTTGGAAGTAG
- the galU gene encoding UTP--glucose-1-phosphate uridylyltransferase GalU — translation MPLTTKAVTKAVFPVAGLGTRFLPATKASPKEMLNVVDKPLIQYAVEEAIAAGITEMIFVTGRSKRAIEDHFDKAYELEAELEAKNKQALLDIVRSVKPSHVDCVYVRQPEALGLGHAVLCAEKLVRDEPFAIILADDLLDGQPPVLKQMLKVFDEQNGSVIAVEKIDPAKSSSYGIVAGAEVAKGIYRLNGIVEKPQPKDAPSNLAVVGRYVLSSDIFAHIRNLKPGAGGEIQLTDAIASLLKEEPVFAYEYDGVRYDCGSKLGYLKASVEFALRHPEVSTDFAAYLKSRSLT, via the coding sequence ATGCCACTGACTACCAAAGCCGTTACGAAAGCAGTTTTCCCTGTTGCTGGTCTTGGCACACGCTTCTTGCCAGCCACCAAGGCAAGCCCGAAAGAAATGCTCAACGTCGTTGATAAGCCACTCATTCAGTACGCCGTAGAAGAGGCAATTGCGGCTGGTATTACTGAAATGATTTTCGTTACCGGCCGAAGCAAGCGCGCCATTGAAGATCACTTCGATAAAGCCTATGAGCTGGAGGCTGAACTCGAAGCCAAAAATAAACAGGCACTGTTAGATATTGTGCGTAGCGTAAAACCAAGCCATGTGGATTGTGTCTACGTTCGTCAGCCTGAGGCCTTAGGTTTAGGTCACGCAGTATTGTGCGCAGAAAAACTCGTGCGTGATGAGCCGTTTGCCATCATCCTGGCCGATGACTTATTGGATGGGCAACCCCCAGTACTCAAGCAAATGCTGAAGGTATTTGATGAGCAAAATGGCTCTGTCATTGCGGTTGAAAAAATTGACCCTGCTAAAAGCAGTTCTTACGGTATCGTCGCCGGCGCAGAAGTAGCCAAAGGTATTTATCGCTTGAACGGTATCGTAGAAAAACCACAGCCCAAAGATGCGCCATCCAACTTGGCTGTGGTTGGTCGCTACGTTCTCTCTTCCGATATTTTTGCGCATATTCGCAACCTCAAGCCCGGTGCAGGCGGTGAGATCCAATTAACCGACGCGATCGCCTCGCTCCTTAAGGAGGAGCCCGTATTTGCTTATGAATACGATGGCGTGCGCTATGACTGCGGTAGCAAATTAGGCTATCTCAAAGCTTCTGTGGAATTTGCATTGCGCCACCCAGAGGTGTCTACTGACTTTGCAGCCTATTTAAAGAGTCGTTCTTTAACGTAA
- a CDS encoding acetylornithine transaminase: MNKPAPIDTHSVMFITQRPEVVMVEGVGSWLTDNNGKRYLDFLQGWAVNCLGHSNPGMIAALNEQAKKLINPSPAFYNEPMIGLSNLLTANSCFNKVFFANSGAEANEGAIKLARKWGQLHKNGAFEIITFDHSFHGRTLATMSASGKPNWDTMFAPQVPGFPKADLNDLDSVKKLVTDKTVAVMLEPVQGEGGVIPTTKEFMRELRKFTKDNNILLIADEVQAGCGRTGTLFAYQQYGIEPDIMTLGKGIGGGVPLAALMATDAVACFVPGDQGGTYNGNPLMTAVGISVIEQLLAPGFLDSVKAKGELLKSELLKLSNEFNLEGERGEGLLRALMLGKDIGAKLVELARERSPEGLLINSPRPNLLRFMPALNVSDDEIRQMCNMLRELLKETA; the protein is encoded by the coding sequence ATGAACAAACCAGCCCCTATTGATACTCACTCAGTCATGTTTATTACTCAACGCCCAGAGGTGGTGATGGTTGAGGGAGTTGGCTCATGGTTAACGGATAACAACGGCAAACGCTATCTAGATTTCTTACAAGGCTGGGCAGTCAATTGCTTGGGTCATAGCAATCCAGGAATGATCGCTGCACTCAATGAGCAAGCTAAGAAGTTGATCAACCCAAGCCCAGCGTTTTACAACGAGCCGATGATTGGCTTATCCAATTTACTGACTGCCAATAGTTGCTTTAACAAAGTCTTTTTTGCTAACAGCGGCGCTGAAGCTAATGAAGGGGCAATTAAGTTAGCGCGCAAATGGGGCCAACTGCATAAAAATGGCGCCTTTGAAATTATTACGTTTGACCACAGTTTTCATGGTCGTACATTAGCCACTATGAGCGCCTCTGGTAAGCCAAACTGGGACACAATGTTTGCCCCGCAAGTGCCTGGCTTTCCTAAAGCAGATTTGAATGATTTAGATTCTGTGAAGAAGTTGGTGACGGATAAAACCGTTGCAGTGATGCTCGAACCTGTTCAGGGCGAAGGCGGCGTTATTCCTACAACTAAAGAATTTATGCGGGAGTTGCGCAAGTTCACCAAAGACAACAACATCCTTTTGATTGCCGACGAAGTCCAAGCTGGCTGTGGCCGTACAGGCACCCTCTTTGCTTATCAGCAATACGGTATCGAGCCTGACATCATGACCCTAGGTAAAGGCATTGGTGGTGGCGTTCCTTTGGCAGCCCTGATGGCAACCGATGCAGTCGCTTGCTTTGTCCCAGGCGATCAAGGCGGCACTTATAACGGCAACCCTCTCATGACCGCAGTAGGCATCAGCGTCATTGAACAATTACTAGCACCAGGATTTTTAGATAGCGTAAAAGCCAAAGGCGAATTACTCAAATCAGAATTGCTCAAACTCTCCAATGAATTCAATCTTGAAGGTGAACGGGGTGAGGGCTTGTTGCGCGCGCTGATGTTAGGTAAAGATATTGGGGCCAAGTTAGTAGAGCTCGCTCGTGAACGTAGCCCTGAAGGTCTTTTGATTAACTCCCCAAGACCAAATCTATTACGCTTTATGCCGGCATTAAATGTCAGTGACGATGAAATTCGTCAGATGTGCAATATGCTGCGCGAATTACTCAAAGAAACTGCCTAA
- a CDS encoding SDR family oxidoreductase translates to MSLMQSFGKPSILIIGCGDIGLRVAKQLSRSHRVFALTSSQNRFQELREVGAIPMLGNLDHPETLWRLSGLAQTVIHLAPPQNQGNRDCRTRNLLRILAQGSQVVRRLIYISTTGVYGDHRGAKVSEATPVSPQSERAQRRVDAERVLRLWGPAHGVAVTILRVPGIYAADRLPIERLQSKTPALLPEEDSYSNHIHSDDLARLVCAAVYHGKPQRVINTCDGGETKMGDYFDEVADAFGLDRPPRMPASELQKIVNPMLWSFMRESRRVTNTRLHELKTPLRYPSVADFLKTTSKNPSGRLYD, encoded by the coding sequence ATGTCACTTATGCAATCTTTTGGTAAACCTTCAATCCTGATTATTGGCTGCGGTGACATTGGTCTTCGGGTAGCAAAACAGCTTTCCCGTAGTCATCGAGTTTTTGCGCTCACTTCTTCGCAAAATCGTTTTCAGGAGTTGAGGGAGGTTGGCGCGATTCCAATGTTGGGTAATCTGGATCATCCAGAAACTCTATGGCGTCTATCCGGTTTAGCTCAAACCGTCATTCATCTAGCGCCACCCCAAAACCAAGGAAATCGTGATTGCCGAACCCGCAACCTATTGAGAATTTTAGCCCAAGGATCTCAGGTCGTCAGGCGCCTGATCTACATCAGCACTACTGGTGTGTATGGGGATCACCGAGGTGCCAAAGTGAGCGAGGCAACCCCAGTCAGCCCTCAAAGTGAGCGGGCACAGAGAAGGGTAGATGCAGAGCGAGTCTTGCGTTTATGGGGCCCTGCTCATGGCGTAGCGGTGACTATTTTGCGTGTCCCTGGAATCTATGCTGCTGACCGTTTGCCCATTGAGCGTTTGCAATCTAAAACTCCAGCACTATTGCCTGAAGAAGATTCGTACTCGAACCATATTCATAGTGATGATCTGGCGCGCTTGGTTTGTGCCGCGGTCTATCACGGTAAACCGCAGAGAGTCATTAACACCTGTGATGGTGGTGAAACCAAGATGGGCGATTATTTTGATGAAGTGGCTGATGCGTTTGGTTTGGATAGGCCGCCTCGCATGCCCGCTAGTGAGTTGCAAAAAATAGTAAACCCCATGCTCTGGTCATTTATGCGGGAATCCAGACGAGTTACGAATACTCGATTGCATGAGCTAAAAACCCCGCTACGTTATCCTAGCGTGGCGGATTTTCTGAAGACTACTTCCAAGAATCCTTCAGGCCGACTGTACGATTAA
- a CDS encoding sulfurtransferase TusA family protein: protein MTFNAEVDAIGMNCPLPILRTKKALATMQTGEVLKIKATDSGAARDFPAFAKQTGNELIASTTEGDVLVFFLKRR, encoded by the coding sequence ATTACTTTTAATGCTGAAGTAGACGCTATCGGGATGAACTGCCCATTACCAATCCTGCGTACCAAGAAGGCCTTGGCAACGATGCAAACGGGTGAGGTTCTCAAAATTAAGGCAACTGATTCAGGAGCTGCTAGAGACTTTCCAGCCTTTGCTAAGCAAACTGGTAACGAGTTAATTGCTAGCACCACTGAAGGTGATGTCTTGGTGTTCTTCTTAAAGAGAAGATAA
- a CDS encoding tripartite tricarboxylate transporter permease, protein MDLFANLALGFDTAFTLQNLLYCLIGCILGTLIGVLPGLGPIATIAMLLPATYALPPIAALIMLAGIYYGSQYGGSTTAILLNIPGETSSVVTAIDGYQMARNGRAGVALFTAGMGSFFAGCVATLVLAAFAAPLSQLAFKFGPAEYFSLMVLGLIGAVVLASGSLIKAIGMIILGLLMGLIGTDVNSGVSRYAFDIPELSDGIGFVAVAMGVFGFAEIMGNLEKSGDDEGFLNKMTTMIPTKQDIKRMIPSILRGTTIGSILGILPGGGAALAAFGAYSVEKKSSKFSHEFGKGAIEGVAGPESANNAAAQTSFIPLLTLGIPPNAVMALMVGAMTIHNIQPGPQVMTSNPALFWGLIASMWIGNVMLILLNLPLIGIWVKLLKIPYRFLYPAILVFCCIGVYTVNNTVFDVYVTAGFGLIGYLFFKLGCEPPPLLLGFVLGPMMEENFRRALLLSRGDFTTFVTRPLSLGLLIAAALLVVIVALPAVKKTREEAFVED, encoded by the coding sequence ATGGATTTATTTGCTAACTTAGCTCTCGGTTTCGATACCGCGTTCACACTCCAAAATCTCTTGTATTGCTTAATCGGCTGTATCTTGGGAACCCTGATTGGCGTTTTGCCTGGTCTTGGTCCTATCGCTACGATTGCGATGCTCTTGCCAGCAACTTACGCACTACCTCCAATCGCTGCATTGATTATGTTGGCTGGTATTTACTACGGCTCACAATATGGCGGATCCACTACTGCGATTTTGCTCAATATCCCAGGGGAAACGTCCTCGGTGGTGACGGCGATTGACGGCTATCAAATGGCCCGAAATGGCCGTGCAGGTGTGGCACTGTTTACAGCCGGTATGGGTTCATTCTTTGCAGGTTGCGTAGCAACCTTAGTGTTGGCGGCTTTTGCTGCACCACTCTCACAACTCGCCTTTAAGTTTGGTCCTGCAGAATATTTCTCGCTGATGGTTTTGGGATTGATTGGTGCAGTGGTATTGGCATCTGGATCCTTGATCAAGGCAATCGGCATGATCATCTTGGGCCTATTAATGGGCTTAATCGGCACCGACGTGAACTCCGGTGTATCACGCTATGCCTTCGACATTCCTGAATTGAGTGACGGTATTGGCTTCGTAGCAGTTGCGATGGGTGTATTCGGTTTCGCAGAAATCATGGGCAACCTTGAGAAATCTGGCGATGACGAAGGCTTCTTGAACAAGATGACCACGATGATTCCAACCAAGCAAGACATTAAGCGCATGATTCCATCGATCTTGCGCGGCACAACCATCGGCTCCATCTTGGGAATCTTGCCAGGTGGCGGTGCGGCATTGGCTGCGTTCGGCGCTTACTCTGTTGAGAAAAAGTCCTCTAAATTTAGCCATGAGTTTGGTAAGGGTGCGATTGAAGGCGTTGCGGGTCCTGAGTCAGCAAATAATGCTGCAGCCCAAACCTCATTCATTCCATTACTCACACTCGGTATTCCGCCAAATGCGGTGATGGCCTTGATGGTTGGTGCGATGACCATTCATAACATTCAACCAGGTCCACAAGTGATGACCAGCAACCCAGCATTGTTCTGGGGTCTGATTGCTTCTATGTGGATTGGTAACGTGATGTTGATTCTCTTGAACTTGCCCCTCATTGGTATTTGGGTAAAGCTCTTGAAGATTCCTTATCGCTTTCTCTACCCAGCAATTTTGGTGTTCTGCTGCATCGGCGTGTACACCGTGAACAACACTGTGTTTGACGTTTATGTAACTGCAGGCTTTGGCTTGATTGGCTACCTCTTCTTCAAACTAGGTTGCGAACCTCCCCCATTGCTCTTGGGCTTCGTGCTCGGACCGATGATGGAAGAGAATTTCCGTCGTGCATTGCTCCTGTCTCGCGGTGATTTCACAACCTTTGTAACCCGCCCACTGTCCTTGGGATTGCTGATTGCTGCAGCCCTCTTGGTAGTGATCGTGGCCCTGCCAGCAGTGAAGAAGACTCGCGAAGAGGCATTCGTCGAAGACTGA
- the alaS gene encoding alanine--tRNA ligase, translating into MKVSQIRQAYLDFFAQNGHQIVPSSPVVPGDDPTLLFTNAGMNQFKDVFLGFDKRPYNRATTAQKCIRAGGKHNDLDNVGYTARHHTFFEMLGNFSFGDYFKRDAIQFAWDLLTQVFKLPKDKLLVTVYAEDDEAYAIWKDQIGVPADRIIRIGDNKGARYASDNFWMMGDTGPCGPCTEIFYDHGNHIPGGPPGSPEEDGDRYIEIWNNVFMQFNRDEAGVMHPLPKPSVDTGMGLERIAAVLQHVHSNYEIDLFVNLLKAAKDAVDAAGGENCDAASPSLKVIADHIRACSFIVVDGVIPGNAGRGYVLRRIARRAIRHGYKLGARKPFFYQLVPALVKEMGDAYPELRAAQDKVSEVLKQEEERFFQTIANGMEILDGALAGGAKVVDGETAFRLHDTFGFPLDLTADVCRERGVTVDGEGFELAMQKQRDQARAAGKFKVAQGLDYKGKPTQFHGYDTLKHENAKVTALYVDGSEVASVKAGDAAVIVLDNTPFYAESGGQVGDKGELRNESVRFSVDDTFKIQADVFGHQGEVLEGELKVGDALNALVDVQQRTETMRNHSATHILHKALREVLGDHVQQKGSLVDATKTRFDFTHNAPITAEQIRRIEDIVNAEILANTATSGKVMSLDDAQKTGAMMLFGEKYGDEVRVLEIGTSKELCGGTHVSRTGDIGSLKIVSEGGVAAGIRRVEAVTGNNALQFLQSLEDKINEAAAILKTHPGDLVNRVAQLQDSLRQAERELEKVNSKLAASQGDELAGQAIDVNGLKVLAARLDGADAGVLRETMDALKAKLKTAAIVLASVQGDKVSLIAGVTADSIGKVKAGDLVNFVAQQVGGKGGGKPEMAMAGGNDPSKLGAALDGVKDWVASK; encoded by the coding sequence ATGAAAGTATCCCAAATTCGCCAGGCTTACCTGGATTTCTTTGCCCAAAATGGCCACCAAATTGTCCCGTCCAGCCCCGTAGTTCCTGGGGATGACCCCACTTTGCTGTTTACCAATGCGGGCATGAACCAGTTTAAAGACGTGTTTTTGGGCTTTGATAAGCGCCCCTATAACCGAGCCACCACTGCTCAAAAATGCATACGGGCTGGCGGAAAACACAATGACTTAGATAACGTGGGCTATACCGCTCGTCACCACACCTTTTTTGAGATGTTGGGTAATTTCTCGTTCGGGGACTATTTCAAGAGAGATGCCATTCAGTTTGCCTGGGACTTATTGACCCAAGTCTTTAAGTTGCCGAAAGATAAGCTATTGGTCACTGTCTATGCAGAAGATGACGAAGCCTATGCCATTTGGAAAGACCAAATTGGTGTTCCTGCAGATCGCATCATTCGTATTGGGGACAACAAAGGCGCACGCTACGCATCTGATAATTTTTGGATGATGGGGGACACTGGTCCTTGCGGTCCTTGTACGGAAATTTTCTACGATCACGGCAATCACATTCCAGGTGGCCCACCTGGTAGCCCAGAAGAAGATGGTGACCGTTATATTGAAATTTGGAACAACGTGTTCATGCAGTTCAACCGTGACGAAGCGGGCGTCATGCATCCTCTACCTAAGCCTAGCGTTGACACTGGTATGGGTCTGGAGCGAATTGCAGCAGTCTTGCAACATGTTCACTCGAATTACGAGATTGACCTCTTCGTCAATCTGCTCAAGGCTGCTAAGGATGCGGTCGATGCTGCTGGTGGCGAGAACTGCGATGCTGCAAGTCCCTCATTGAAGGTTATTGCAGATCATATTCGTGCGTGTAGTTTTATTGTGGTCGATGGTGTCATCCCTGGCAATGCGGGGCGTGGTTATGTTCTCCGTCGTATTGCGCGTCGTGCGATTCGCCATGGCTACAAACTGGGCGCACGTAAACCATTCTTCTATCAATTGGTTCCGGCGCTTGTAAAAGAGATGGGCGATGCTTATCCAGAGTTACGTGCTGCACAAGACAAAGTCAGCGAAGTGCTCAAGCAAGAAGAAGAGCGCTTCTTCCAGACCATTGCCAATGGCATGGAAATTTTGGATGGTGCTTTAGCTGGTGGCGCCAAAGTGGTGGATGGCGAAACCGCTTTCCGCTTGCATGACACATTTGGTTTCCCATTGGATTTGACGGCGGATGTTTGTCGTGAACGCGGTGTGACAGTGGATGGCGAAGGTTTTGAACTTGCTATGCAAAAGCAACGCGATCAAGCTAGAGCAGCTGGTAAGTTTAAGGTTGCCCAAGGCCTTGATTACAAAGGTAAGCCTACTCAGTTCCATGGCTACGATACGCTGAAGCATGAAAATGCAAAAGTGACTGCTCTGTATGTTGATGGCTCTGAAGTAGCCTCAGTCAAAGCGGGCGATGCAGCTGTTATCGTGTTGGACAACACCCCTTTCTATGCCGAATCAGGCGGCCAAGTAGGTGATAAAGGCGAGCTTCGCAATGAGTCTGTTCGTTTTTCAGTAGATGACACCTTTAAGATTCAGGCCGATGTCTTTGGACATCAAGGTGAAGTGCTCGAGGGAGAGCTCAAAGTTGGTGATGCTCTGAACGCATTGGTTGATGTTCAGCAAAGAACCGAGACGATGCGCAATCACAGCGCAACCCATATCTTGCATAAAGCCTTGCGTGAAGTTTTGGGTGATCATGTGCAACAAAAGGGCTCTTTAGTAGACGCTACTAAAACCCGTTTTGACTTTACACACAATGCCCCCATCACAGCAGAGCAGATTCGTCGAATTGAAGACATTGTGAATGCAGAGATTTTGGCCAATACGGCTACCTCTGGAAAAGTGATGTCCTTAGATGACGCCCAAAAGACTGGCGCGATGATGCTTTTCGGTGAGAAGTATGGTGATGAAGTGCGAGTTCTAGAAATCGGCACCTCTAAAGAGCTGTGTGGTGGCACTCACGTGTCACGCACTGGCGATATCGGTAGCTTGAAGATTGTTTCTGAAGGTGGCGTCGCTGCTGGTATTCGCCGCGTTGAAGCGGTTACTGGTAATAATGCGTTGCAATTTTTACAAAGCTTGGAAGACAAAATCAATGAAGCTGCCGCAATTCTGAAAACCCATCCAGGCGATTTAGTCAATCGGGTTGCGCAACTGCAAGACAGCTTGCGCCAAGCTGAGCGCGAGCTAGAAAAAGTCAACTCCAAACTCGCTGCTAGCCAAGGTGATGAGTTGGCTGGCCAAGCGATTGATGTGAATGGCTTGAAGGTATTGGCGGCAAGATTAGATGGCGCTGATGCAGGTGTTCTCCGTGAAACCATGGATGCACTCAAAGCAAAACTGAAAACAGCGGCAATTGTCTTGGCTTCCGTTCAAGGCGATAAAGTCAGCTTAATCGCTGGCGTTACTGCTGATTCAATTGGCAAAGTGAAGGCTGGTGATCTGGTGAACTTTGTTGCTCAACAGGTAGGCGGCAAGGGTGGCGGCAAGCCAGAGATGGCCATGGCTGGGGGCAATGATCCAAGTAAATTGGGCGCGGCTTTAGATGGCGTAAAAGATTGGGTGGCTAGCAAATGA
- a CDS encoding tripartite tricarboxylate transporter TctB family protein, giving the protein MKIRNQRDFGAGVMYMVIGLFFTIVATNYPMGTAAKMGPGYFPFCLGILMTALGLLVLLQSLSAKAAIEAIPKFNWRIIAQITGSVVLYGLLLPRMGFLIAVVVLVLVSASASKEFTWKGSLINASFLVAFTYSVFVMGLKLQFPLLPVFLQQ; this is encoded by the coding sequence TTGAAAATTCGCAATCAACGGGATTTTGGGGCGGGGGTCATGTATATGGTCATCGGCCTCTTCTTCACCATCGTAGCGACCAATTACCCCATGGGTACGGCTGCCAAAATGGGCCCAGGTTATTTCCCATTTTGTCTCGGCATCTTAATGACAGCTTTGGGCCTATTGGTTCTGCTTCAGTCTCTGAGCGCTAAAGCTGCTATCGAAGCTATCCCCAAGTTCAACTGGAGAATCATTGCCCAGATTACTGGATCCGTTGTTCTGTACGGCTTGTTATTACCAAGAATGGGTTTCTTAATTGCTGTTGTTGTTCTGGTTTTAGTGTCTGCCAGCGCCAGCAAAGAATTTACTTGGAAAGGTTCGTTGATTAATGCGAGCTTCCTCGTAGCCTTTACTTATTCAGTCTTTGTAATGGGTCTGAAACTTCAGTTCCCACTCCTGCCTGTATTCCTACAACAATAA